A stretch of DNA from Phaenicophaeus curvirostris isolate KB17595 chromosome 29, BPBGC_Pcur_1.0, whole genome shotgun sequence:
gacaggacgagagggaatggcctcaagctccaccaggggagcctCAGGctcaacatcaggaaaaaattgtcACATTAAgggtcactggaacagggagggggttgagtcacctctcCTGGAGCAGCTAGAGGCAGTTTCCTCTCATCtcatcccttgttacttgggagaagagaccagcacccacctctctacaacctcctttcgagGAGCTGTGGCGAGCGattaggtctcccctcagcctcctcttctccagattaaacaatcatagaatgatagaatagtttggggtggaagggaccttaaagctcatccaattccaccctccctgccccagctctgcaAGGGCACCTGACCAGGGCGTGGGGCATCTCAGCTCCGAAGCCCCCACGTTCCTGGCTTTCAACAatgatggggggggggtgggattAGCAGGCAACAAGGCAGAGATTGATTAAACCGGGGTTAGCGGAGATGAGAGGATTACGGTGGATAAGTGGGAGATTGCCAATCAGTGGTGGGGAGGGAGCTGCAGGACGAGCCGTGGAGGGATgcccctgcagagctgcacccCCCCAGCGAGGCCACGAGGCCGATGGAGAAGCCAGACCTCAACCCACACCTGGGACCTCACCTGCTCCCAAAGGTGTGAGGAGCACCCCAcccatccctgccccccccagctgccccactGCACCCCTACACCCCCAGCTttgctgcatccctgcacccccagctgcccccccagctccaCTGCACCCCTGCACCCACACTGCACCCCTATAATCCCAGCTCTGACACATCCCTGCACCCTCAgctgcccccccagctccacagcacccctgaaccccccaactgcccccccccAGCTAGAGTGCACCCCTGCAGCCACGCTGCAccccctttccccagctccactGCACCCCTGCACCCACACTGCACCCGATATCCCCGGCtctgctgcatccctgcaccccccagctgcccccccagctccactgcacccctgaacccctcagctgcccccccagctccaccgcacccctgaacccctcagctgcccccccagctccaccgcacccctgaaccccccagATGCCCCCCAGCTCCACTGCACCCCCAGCTGCCCCGAGTTCTGCTGCACTCCTGCACCTCTGCACCCCCGCACCCCACTGCACCCCCTCGCCCCCCAGCTCCACTGCACTCCCagctgcccccctgcccccacaGCTCCACTGAACCCCTgcaccctcctgcaccccccatCTGTCccccagctctgttgccctcCATCTCTCttgcacccctgcacccccacatcccacTGCCCCCTCGCCTTCCCCTTCCACGCActgcaaccccctgcacccccccacTGCACTGCAACCCCCTCCCCCActgcaaccccctgcaccccccaccccactgcaacctcctgcacccccccacccccctgcaTCCtccacccccctgcaccccccctacatccccctgcacccccctacaaccccctgcacccctcacCCCACTGCAACCCCCTAcaacccctgcacccctcaCCCCACTGCAACCCCCTacaaccccctgcacccctcacCCCActgcaaccccctgcaccccccaccccactgcAACCCCCTacatccccctgcaccccccatcccctgcatccctctacaacctcctgcaccccccaccccactgcAACCCCCTACATCCcccacccccctgcaccccctgcacccccctacaactccctgcacccccctgcaACTCCTtgcaccccccaccccactgcaaccccctgcatcccccacccccctgcaccccctgcacccccctacaactccctgcaccccccacccccctgcatcccctgcacccccctgcaACTCCTtgcaccccccaccccactgcaaccccctgcaccccccaccTCCACTGCAACCCCCTacatccccctgcaccccccatcccctgcatccctctacaacctcctgcaccccccaccccactgcAACCCCCCCTacatccccctgcaccccactacaactccctgcaccccccaccTCCTGCATCCCCGCTACAACCCCCTGCCCTCTCACACCCATCCCAGCCCTCGCTCCATGCCCCCTCTCCGCCAATCAGAGCgctcggccccgcccccccgcgctCCTATTGGCTTCGCCTCCTTGGGCTCATCCTCGCACCATGGAGCGGACCAATCAGGGGCAGCTGCTGGCCCCACCCCGGGCGCGGGGTacgctgggagttgtagtccggAGGGCGGTGCTGACCCCTGCAGCCTCCGCGGCTCCGAACTACATTTCCCGGCGAGCCCCGCGCGGCGCCTCAGAGCCCTGAGCCGGCGGCGGCTCCTCAGCTGTCCCGGTCACCATGAGCGGCGCCGACAGGGACGAGTTCCTGAGCTTCTTCCCGCAGGTCGTCCGCGACCTGACCGAGGGGGACCTGGGGCACCGGGAGGTCGGCGATGCTGTGGCCCGGCTGAAGGAGgtgagggggggctggggtcagggctggggctgctcccccacctcctgtcccccccTTCTGTCCCCCCTTCTATCCCCCCCTCGTCTGTCCCCCCTCGTCTGTCCCCCCCGTTCTGTccccccctcctgtcccctcgtCTGTCCCCCTCCTGTCCCTTCAGAGGTCTCCTTTTCTGTCCCCCCCCCGTCCTGTCCCCCCCCGTCCTGTCGccccccctcctgtccccccctcctgtcccccccctcctgtccccccctcctgtcccccccctcctgtccccccctcctgtccccccctcctgtcccccccttCTGTCCCCCCTTCTGTCCCTTCGTCTGTccccccctcctgtcccccccctCATCTGTCCCCTCATCTGTCCCCCTCATCTGTCCCCTCGTCTCTCCCCCTCCTGTCCCTTCGTCTGTCTCCTCTTCTATCCCCCTCCTGTCTCCTTTTCTGTCCTCTCTTCTGTCCTTCTCTTGTTCCCCTGGAAcaggacatgggttagtgattgatgggaatggttggactcgatgatccggagggtcttttccaacctggtgattctatgattctcccgtcccatcctgctgctgtcccctctgccactgccccctcctctcctctcgtgtccctctccctctctcctgctcTTTCTCCATCTCCCGCTGCTCACAACTCTCTCTTCTCACAGGTGCTGGAATACAACGCGCCGGGCGGGAAGTGCAACCGGGGAATGACGGTGCTGGCCGCTTACCGGGAGCTGACGGCCCCCGGGGAGCAGGATCCCAGCAGCCTCCGCTGTGCCCTGGCCGTGGGCTGGTGCATCGAGCTGGTGAGAGCTGGGTGGCGGAGGgacccctctcccacccctggGCCCCCCCTGCCCACTAACCCATCCttctgactgaacatgagccagcaggggcccagggggccaagaaggccaagggcatcttggcttggatcagacccggcgtggccagcagggccagggaggttcttctccctctggcctcggccctggggagaccgctcctcgaatcctggggtcagtgctgggcccctccccacaagaaggatgttgaggctctggagcgagtgcagagaagagcaacgaagctggggagggggctggagaagaagaggagcggctgagagagctgggggggtttagcctggagaagaggaggctgaggggagacctcgttgctctctgcaactccctgagaggaggttgtggagaggagggagctgggctcttctcccaagggacaggggacaggccgagagggaatggcctcaagctccaccaggggagggtcaggatggacattatgaagaaatttttcacagaaagggtgattgggcagtgtccgaggctgcccaggaagggggttgagtccccttccctggaggggtttaagggccgggtggacgaggtgctgagggacatgggttagtgattgatgggaatggttggactagatgatccggtgggtttcttccaacctggtgattctgtgattcttctcgCAGTTCCAGGCCTTCTTCCTGGTGGCTGACGACATCATGGACGCGTCCCTCACCCGCCGAGGACAGCTCTGCTGGTACAAGAAGGTGGGAGCATTTGGGAGGCCGCTCTGCTGGGGGATAGCGGGGGTCCTGCAGGGTCACACAGCGCCTGTGACACCTCCTGGTCCTCTCGGTGCAGGAGGGGATTGGCCTGGATGCCGTCAACGATGCCTTTCTCTTGGAGTCATCTGTCTACCGGCTGTTGAAGATGTACTGCGGGGAGCGCCCCTACTACCTGCATCTCCTGGAGCTCTTCCTACAGGTGAACCTGGCCCCTGTGATCCCCCTGCCTGGACCGATAAATAGGAGGATGTGAATGTGGtagagtgggtccagaggaggccatggagatgatccaaggagCACCTCCCAcgtgagaacaggctgagaaagttggggttgttcagcctggagaagagaaggctctgaggagaccttagagcagcttccagtgctgaaaggggctccaggaaagctggggaggggctctggatcagggagtgaagggaaaggatgagggaaacaggtttgagctgcaagaggggagattgagatgagatcttaggctgccccatccctggaggtgttgaaggccaggttggatggagcttggagcccctgatccagtgggaggtgtccctgcccagggcaggggtgggactggatgggcttcgaggtcccttccaacccaacccattccatgattctaaggttctaaatccttccttccctttgcaGACTGGCTACCAGACTGAGCTCGGGCAGACGCTGGACCTCATCACCGCTCCGATTTCCCAGGTGGATTTGAATCGCTTCAGCGAGCAGAGGTAAAgcgatcgtagaatcatagaatcaccaagttggaaaagacccattggatcattgagtccaaccattcccatcaatcactaacccatgtccctcagcacctcgtccacccggcccttaaacccctccagggaaggggactcaaccccctccctgggcagcctcggacactgcccaatgaccatttctggggaacattttttcctactgtccagcctgaccctcccctggtggagcttgaggccattccctctcgtcctgtcccctggcccttgggagaagagcccagctccctcctctccacaacctcctctcagggagttgcagagagcaatgaggtctcccctcagcctcctcttctccaggctaaacaaatgATAGaaggggatggggctggagggagatAACTGGCTCACTCCAGTGCTGCTGTTGTTTGTGAGGCACTGGGGAGCTGGTTTGGAGGGAGATGCTGCTTGATCTGCAGAGCTCTGGTGGGAGGGGGAGGCCTGGGCTTTGTTCTTTAAGGTGGCTCCTCTGCCGCAGGTACAAGGCGATTGTTAAATACAAGACGGCGTTTTATTCCTTCTACCTGCCCGTGGCCGCTGCCATGTACATGGTGagttttatggaaagggtcttGGGAGGGGCTGGACCCTTGGTGTGAGGCTGCCGAGgagggcagggggctggggagaattatagaatcacgggatggtttgggtgggaagggacctcaaagcccatccagtcccacccctgccctgggcagggacacctcccactgcatcaggggctccaagccccatccaacccagccttgaaccctccagggatggggcagccacccctgctctgggcaacctgttccagggcctccccaccgtcacagcagaacatttctccccaagatctcatctcaatctcccctcttgcagctcaaacctgtttccctcatcctttcccttcactccctgatccagggcccctccccagctttcctggagcccctttcagcactggaagctgctctaaggtctccttggagccttctcttctccaggctgaacagccccaactctctcagcctggcctcaggTGGGAGTTGCTCCATAGGAAGGTGAAGGGCAGTTACTTTATTCCTGTTTTCCTCCCTCTTAGGCTGGCATTGACAGTAAAGAAGAGCATGACAACGCCAAAGCCATCTTGCTGGAGATGGGTGAATTCTTTCAGATCCAGGTAGGAGGTGGCTCCCTGTCCCTTGGTGCTTGAAGGACACCGACTCCGGTGCTCACGTCTTTCCATCCTCGTCCAGGATGATTACCTGGACTGCTTTGGGGACCCAGAGCTGACAGGGAAGGTCGGCACAGATATCCAGGACAACAAATGCAGCTGGCTGGTGGTGGAGTGTCTGCGCCGGGTCACGCCAGAGCAGAGGCAGATCCTGGAGGTAACATTACACCCTGGAAGGATGGGGGAGAggtcatagaatcctagaatatcctgagttggaaggaacgtggagtccaactcctgtccctgcacaggacaccccaacctTCACCCCATGGGTCCTAGGGCATTGGCTAAAAGTTTCTGGCACTGCACCCAGTGctccagtgcagagcagagtgggacagtcccctccctctcccagctgGCGGAGAAGACCCCCAGGACATGCTTACCCCCTTGGCTACCAGGACGCTCTGCTGGCTCCTATCTGACTTGCCagaacccccaggtccctttctgcagggctgctctccagcctctcgcTCCCTTCCTGTGGGTGCGATGGGGAGGGAGCGCGGTGCCGTCACCTGGAAAGCCCTGTGCCGGAGTCCCCTGTGCCGGAGTCCCCTGTGCCACCACCTGGCTGGGAGCACGAGGGGTTGTGAAGAGCGTGAAGTGGCATCAAGGAGGACAAGGGGTGACTCCAGCCCCACCGTGAGCGACTGGCCCCAGCTGGGCTTCCACCTGACTTCTTCTGGTGTTTTCCCAGGAGAACTACGGCCGGAAGGAGCCCGAGAAGGTGGCGAAGGTCAAGGAGCTCTATGAGACTCTGGGCTTGAGGGCTGCTTTTCAGGAATACGA
This window harbors:
- the FDPS gene encoding farnesyl pyrophosphate synthase, whose amino-acid sequence is MSGADRDEFLSFFPQVVRDLTEGDLGHREVGDAVARLKEVLEYNAPGGKCNRGMTVLAAYRELTAPGEQDPSSLRCALAVGWCIELFQAFFLVADDIMDASLTRRGQLCWYKKEGIGLDAVNDAFLLESSVYRLLKMYCGERPYYLHLLELFLQTGYQTELGQTLDLITAPISQVDLNRFSEQRYKAIVKYKTAFYSFYLPVAAAMYMAGIDSKEEHDNAKAILLEMGEFFQIQDDYLDCFGDPELTGKVGTDIQDNKCSWLVVECLRRVTPEQRQILEENYGRKEPEKVAKVKELYETLGLRAAFQEYEESSYRRLQELIQKHSHHLPKAIFLGLAQKIYKRQK